GTAGTGGCCAGGGACAGTGGAAATATCAGTGTAGCTAGTGTACTCCAGGAGGAGGTAATTTTGGTTCTCCAGGATTTTCTTAGCAGTGGTGACACTGTTGTGGAGATCCTCCTCGTTGGTCTTGTCAGAATCGATGCTGAGGATAACATTTCTCCGGCAAATGAATTTGAACTGCGGAGCTCGGTTGTAGAAGCCTGTCACTTGAAGCACATCACCAACCCTGTACCTGTAAAGACCTGGGCAAGACATATGTCAGTTGAAGGACATGTATTTGCGAGTTACTACATTTCCAAATATCTGCAGTGCAGGGGTTTGtagttttattttgttttcctgTATGTGAACTTACCACTGCATCTACATATTTATTATGGTGACAAGCACTACTTCAGTGAACATAAATAATCCGTTTCACTTGTCTGatcactaaaaaaaattgaagcaaAAATACCTGACAGTTGACACATATATTGTATTGTGAAAATTGAAGTTTTGACAAAATGATAGTCTATATTAATGTTATAGATAATTTCATGTCAAGAAAATTTCTTTTGATCATATGGAGTAAAAGCTGATGTAGATCTAAGTATAACTACATATGCTTAGTCCAAGAAAATACCGTAATATAACTGCAGTGTTCTTACCTGAAAATGTGGTAACTACAAGCTCATAGTAACATCCAACCTTGACATCTACCAGGCTGACAAGCTTGTCATTCTCTATCACCTCCTCGTGATCAGTCAACCTGAGGCCGTCCTCTAATGGTATGAACTCAAAGTAAGCCATGTTTGGGAGGATGGTGTAAGACACATCAGCTGGGCTACATAGTGGACTCAGATTGACACCGAAATAGCTTTCTGAGGAAGCATACATCGTGCAGACGAAAGGAATCGCACCACCACCATAGAATTCCAGCATGGGGATATATTGTGCCATTGTGCCCGTAAGAACAGCTTCGATATATTTAACATTAGGCCATAGCCTTCCCAGAATCCCCTTCCATGAACCGCAGCTGCATATTGCCTCAACCTGATCAGCTAGCTCTGGGTTGGGCAATGCAAGGAAGTTCAGCATGGCCAAACGGCATGCTGGACTGGTGATACTGGAGTTGAGCTGACCAATTCGTATGTCATTGACAAGGTCACGCCAATGCTGCTCAAGGAAGCTGATAGATCGAAGGAATGCTGAGGCAAAGACTGCCCCGATACGAAGAACATGCTGGCGTTCTACCAGGCCACAGAGCAGCTGGCAGTACATGCTCTGCTGGCTATCAGGGCAAAGAATGACCTCATCAGGACTGGTATAGTTGTTGTATAAATCGTGTTTGCGGTGAAGGAAATGAGGGCTCTTATAGTAGCTAGTGAGGACTGATCGAACTGGAATTCCAGAATCTGTCAGTGTTTCAGCTTTCACAAAGAGAAGGTACATAGCTTTCCCCTCACCAAGGCCTGATATATACCTGCAGATTGGATTATGACATAAATTGCCAGTCCAAGACAAATCTGTCTGGAAACTCTTGATAAACCTTTGGAACTCTGGAAGATATATCTGTGCGCTACTGCTATGGTGCTATCTAACAAATTTATGTACTGGATATTAATACAGTCAGGAACAAAAGCATTTGAGCTAAGTTGCATCTGAGGGTGCCATTCAGTTTAGTCCAAAATTCAGGTACCATATTAAACATAATTACCTTTGGAAGCATTAATAGTGTGGATTTtagaaacaccaaaacagctGTGTATAACAGTTGGTTTCTTGATGTGGTATGAGGTAGCAAATGTATATCTGGCATTGCCTGATACTTTGCTAAAGCAGCAACCAATATATGaacttatttttaagtttttgagCTGCAAGCAGTGGCATATGCGGTAACTATTGTCCAATACTTTGCGTCTTGCAACTGGAGTACTGGACCCAGGTTGTGTTACTAATGTgaataatccaaaaaaaaatgtcaaacaGGAAGCATGCAAAACAACGCCTCTCAGGATCTGTCAATTTTAGGGTCAGTGTCAACAGAGCTTCACAAATGATATCAT
The window above is part of the Oryza sativa Japonica Group chromosome 7, ASM3414082v1 genome. Proteins encoded here:
- the LOC4344247 gene encoding probable indole-3-acetic acid-amido synthetase GH3.11 isoform X1, whose protein sequence is MDDHNLDYKGSGALEELEMLTVNAKEAQELILTKILERNQATEYLSKFMNGSTNISAFKRHVPVVTYDKVHPYILRIATGEESSILCGEYILELLRSSGTSRGEPRLMPSILKDLDRRTYLYSLIMPIMNKYISGLGEGKAMYLLFVKAETLTDSGIPVRSVLTSYYKSPHFLHRKHDLYNNYTSPDEVILCPDSQQSMYCQLLCGLVERQHVLRIGAVFASAFLRSISFLEQHWRDLVNDIRIGQLNSSITSPACRLAMLNFLALPNPELADQVEAICSCGSWKGILGRLWPNVKYIEAVLTGTMAQYIPMLEFYGGGAIPFVCTMYASSESYFGVNLSPLCSPADVSYTILPNMAYFEFIPLEDGLRLTDHEEVIENDKLVSLVDVKVGCYYELVVTTFSGLYRYRVGDVLQVTGFYNRAPQFKFICRRNVILSIDSDKTNEEDLHNSVTTAKKILENQNYLLLEYTSYTDISTVPGHYVLFWEIKSTHDERPAPLDAQLLESCCAAVEESLDYVYRRCRAHDRSIGPLEIRLVEAGAFDALMDLLVSHGSSINQYKTPRCIESSLALKLLNSKVIACFFSPQDPECGM
- the LOC4344247 gene encoding probable indole-3-acetic acid-amido synthetase GH3.11 isoform X3; its protein translation is MYLLFVKAETLTDSGIPVRSVLTSYYKSPHFLHRKHDLYNNYTSPDEVILCPDSQQSMYCQLLCGLVERQHVLRIGAVFASAFLRSISFLEQHWRDLVNDIRIGQLNSSITSPACRLAMLNFLALPNPELADQVEAICSCGSWKGILGRLWPNVKYIEAVLTGTMAQYIPMLEFYGGGAIPFVCTMYASSESYFGVNLSPLCSPADVSYTILPNMAYFEFIPLEDGLRLTDHEEVIENDKLVSLVDVKVGCYYELVVTTFSGLYRYRVGDVLQVTGFYNRAPQFKFICRRNVILSIDSDKTNEEDLHNSVTTAKKILENQNYLLLEYTSYTDISTVPGHYVLFWEIKSTHDERPAPLDAQLLESCCAAVEESLDYVYRRCRAHDRSIGPLEIRLVEAGAFDALMDLLVSHGSSINQYKTPRCIESSLALKLLNSKVIACFFSPQDPECGM
- the LOC4344247 gene encoding probable indole-3-acetic acid-amido synthetase GH3.11 isoform X2 gives rise to the protein MPSILKDLDRRTYLYSLIMPIMNKYISGLGEGKAMYLLFVKAETLTDSGIPVRSVLTSYYKSPHFLHRKHDLYNNYTSPDEVILCPDSQQSMYCQLLCGLVERQHVLRIGAVFASAFLRSISFLEQHWRDLVNDIRIGQLNSSITSPACRLAMLNFLALPNPELADQVEAICSCGSWKGILGRLWPNVKYIEAVLTGTMAQYIPMLEFYGGGAIPFVCTMYASSESYFGVNLSPLCSPADVSYTILPNMAYFEFIPLEDGLRLTDHEEVIENDKLVSLVDVKVGCYYELVVTTFSGLYRYRVGDVLQVTGFYNRAPQFKFICRRNVILSIDSDKTNEEDLHNSVTTAKKILENQNYLLLEYTSYTDISTVPGHYVLFWEIKSTHDERPAPLDAQLLESCCAAVEESLDYVYRRCRAHDRSIGPLEIRLVEAGAFDALMDLLVSHGSSINQYKTPRCIESSLALKLLNSKVIACFFSPQDPECGM